A window of the Nitrospirota bacterium genome harbors these coding sequences:
- a CDS encoding GatB/YqeY domain-containing protein — protein MSDLKTRLTEEMKLAMKNGDALKLSVIRMLRSSIKNKEIERGKGSSLNDQEVMEVIVSGLKQRHDSIEQFAKGNREDLVAQEKKEVEILKAFLPLPLSEGEVKNLIHQAILETGAVGMKDMGKVMKALMPRILGRTDNALVSKIVKESLSA, from the coding sequence ATGTCAGATTTGAAAACGAGATTGACTGAAGAAATGAAATTGGCGATGAAAAATGGAGATGCCTTGAAACTATCAGTCATCCGCATGCTCCGTTCGTCGATCAAGAACAAGGAGATTGAAAGAGGAAAAGGTTCGAGTTTAAACGACCAAGAGGTCATGGAAGTGATTGTTTCCGGTCTAAAGCAGCGACATGATTCAATCGAACAGTTTGCGAAAGGAAACCGCGAAGATCTCGTGGCCCAGGAGAAGAAGGAAGTAGAAATACTTAAAGCGTTTCTGCCTCTTCCCTTGAGCGAAGGGGAAGTGAAGAATTTGATCCATCAGGCCATTCTAGAAACCGGCGCCGTTGGAATGAAAGATATGGGGAAGGTGATGAAAGCGCTGATGCCGCGGATTTTGGGGAGAACCGATAATGCGCTGGTCAGCAAAATTGTTAAGGAATCCCTGTCGGCATGA
- the hisH gene encoding imidazole glycerol phosphate synthase subunit HisH, with the protein MIAVIDYGMGNLRSVQNALLKVGHRSLITSDQKELLEATHLVLPGVGAFSECMDHLRATGLIPTITKCIREGKPFLGICLGLQLLFSRSEEFGMHEGLNFIPGEVKRFPVSGLKVPHIGWNQVRINSDSPFFKGIPQDSYFYFDHSYYVLPEKESVVASRSDYGISFVSSVWQDKLFACQFHPEKSQALGLKLLENFGNMK; encoded by the coding sequence ATGATTGCCGTGATCGACTATGGAATGGGCAATCTCAGGAGCGTCCAGAATGCCTTGTTGAAGGTGGGACATCGATCGTTGATTACTTCAGATCAGAAAGAATTGCTCGAAGCGACGCACCTTGTTTTACCCGGTGTTGGCGCCTTTTCTGAATGTATGGACCATCTTCGGGCAACGGGGCTTATTCCGACAATCACGAAATGCATTCGCGAAGGAAAACCATTTCTTGGAATCTGTCTGGGTCTTCAGCTCCTTTTTTCCAGGAGTGAAGAGTTTGGAATGCATGAGGGGCTCAATTTTATTCCGGGAGAGGTAAAGCGATTCCCGGTTTCTGGACTCAAAGTGCCTCATATCGGGTGGAACCAGGTCCGGATTAACAGCGATTCTCCTTTCTTCAAGGGGATTCCGCAAGATTCCTATTTTTATTTTGACCATTCTTATTACGTTCTACCCGAGAAGGAATCGGTCGTGGCTTCCAGGAGCGACTATGGTATTTCTTTTGTTTCCTCGGTTTGGCAGGATAAACTCTTTGCCTGTCAGTTTCACCCGGAGAAAAGTCAGGCACTCGGACTAAAACTTCTCGAGAATTTCGGGAACATGAAATGA
- a CDS encoding ATP phosphoribosyltransferase: protein MNTWLTIALSKGRLLPESIDLLNKAGISHSELLSSNRRLVFDIPGQKIRLLMVRAGDVPTYVEYGAADMGISGKNILLEDDRELFEPLDLKFGHCRIMLAEPMGSELTRRKNPAKLKIATKYPRITEKYFSQKGIPVELIKLGGSIELAPMMGLADQIVDLVSTGATLKAHHLRIVDEIASSTARLIVNRASLKLKYKRVYQFIDQIRGILS, encoded by the coding sequence GTGAATACCTGGTTGACGATTGCTCTTTCTAAAGGGAGGCTTTTGCCCGAATCGATTGATCTGTTGAATAAGGCGGGTATTTCTCACTCCGAGCTTCTCTCGTCGAACAGACGGCTCGTCTTTGATATTCCCGGCCAGAAAATCAGATTGCTCATGGTTCGGGCCGGGGATGTTCCTACCTACGTTGAATATGGTGCCGCCGATATGGGAATTTCGGGCAAGAATATTCTTTTGGAAGATGACCGGGAGCTTTTTGAGCCCCTTGATCTGAAATTCGGCCATTGCCGTATTATGCTTGCTGAGCCGATGGGATCCGAATTGACCCGGAGGAAAAATCCGGCAAAACTCAAGATTGCCACAAAATATCCCCGGATTACGGAAAAATATTTCAGTCAAAAGGGAATTCCGGTCGAATTGATTAAGCTGGGCGGATCGATAGAATTGGCACCGATGATGGGTCTCGCGGACCAGATTGTGGACCTGGTCTCCACCGGGGCGACCTTGAAGGCACATCATCTGAGAATTGTCGATGAAATTGCTTCCTCCACGGCTCGATTGATCGTCAACCGAGCCAGCCTGAAACTGAAATACAAACGCGTTTATCAATTTATTGACCAGATCAGGGGAATCCTGTCATGA
- a CDS encoding histidine triad nucleotide-binding protein, translated as MNACLFCKIVKKEIPAKVVFESDDILAFYDVNPQAPVHILLIPKRHRENLLALQKNEDHLFLDEMVTAVKQIVRDRNIDVKGFRLVANTGPDGGQTVSHLHFHLLGGRSMTWPPG; from the coding sequence ATGAATGCCTGTTTATTTTGTAAAATTGTCAAAAAGGAAATACCGGCGAAGGTGGTTTTTGAAAGTGACGACATACTTGCCTTTTATGATGTGAATCCACAGGCTCCGGTCCATATCCTTCTGATTCCGAAACGCCATCGCGAAAATCTGCTTGCACTTCAGAAAAACGAAGACCATCTCTTTCTTGACGAAATGGTGACCGCCGTAAAACAGATCGTCCGCGACAGAAATATCGATGTGAAAGGGTTCCGTCTGGTTGCCAATACAGGGCCTGACGGCGGGCAGACCGTATCCCATCTTCATTTTCATCTACTTGGAGGGAGGTCCATGACCTGGCCTCCCGGATAG
- the hisD gene encoding histidinol dehydrogenase: protein MKIFSHQEPRFQKAFNRLMKRFELSEEPIEMKVRSILADVKKNGDSALIRYTRQLDHLTLKKGTLRISPAQIKKAYRLVDPKVVKSLEFAAGRIIAFHQRQKTESWSYKKGEVTLGQLVRPIERAGLYVPGGKAAYPSSLLMNAIPAIVAGVREIAVCFPSLRGEINPYVLVAADLLGISEIFPVGGAQAIGALAYGTSSIQKVDKIVGPGNIYVATAKRLVYGWVDIDMIAGPSEVLVIADRSADPGYVAADLLAQAEHDQKAYPVCITPSMKLAKQISLQIDLKLKNMSRKEIASVSIKNNGVIFVTKSLNQAIDLGNQLAPEHLELEVKNPENWVKKIKHAGALFLGHYTPEAVGDYLAGPNHVLPTGGTARFFSPLSVDDFVKKTSLISYSKGALASVSEHVIRLAHAEGLTGHAHSLEIRK, encoded by the coding sequence ATGAAAATTTTCTCGCATCAAGAGCCCCGGTTTCAGAAGGCATTTAACCGGCTGATGAAACGGTTTGAATTGAGCGAAGAGCCGATTGAGATGAAAGTGAGATCCATTCTGGCGGATGTGAAAAAGAATGGAGATTCCGCCCTGATCCGGTATACGCGGCAGTTGGACCACCTCACCCTTAAAAAAGGGACGCTTCGAATTTCGCCTGCCCAGATCAAAAAAGCCTATCGACTGGTAGACCCCAAAGTGGTCAAGAGTCTCGAATTTGCCGCCGGCAGAATCATTGCCTTTCACCAGCGTCAAAAAACAGAGAGTTGGAGTTATAAGAAGGGCGAAGTGACTCTCGGACAGTTGGTTCGTCCGATCGAAAGAGCGGGTCTTTATGTGCCGGGTGGAAAGGCCGCTTATCCTTCATCCCTCTTGATGAACGCTATTCCCGCGATCGTCGCCGGTGTCCGTGAAATAGCGGTCTGCTTTCCTTCGCTGAGAGGAGAAATCAATCCCTATGTCCTTGTTGCCGCCGACCTTCTCGGAATTTCCGAGATATTCCCGGTCGGAGGTGCTCAGGCAATCGGCGCACTGGCCTATGGTACTTCCTCGATTCAAAAAGTGGATAAAATTGTGGGTCCCGGAAATATTTATGTGGCGACGGCCAAAAGGCTGGTCTACGGCTGGGTTGACATCGATATGATTGCCGGTCCAAGTGAAGTCCTCGTCATCGCAGACCGGTCGGCGGATCCCGGTTATGTGGCGGCGGATCTTCTGGCCCAGGCGGAGCATGACCAAAAGGCCTATCCGGTCTGTATTACCCCCTCTATGAAGCTGGCGAAGCAAATAAGCCTGCAAATCGACTTAAAATTGAAAAATATGTCGCGGAAGGAAATTGCCTCTGTGTCGATTAAAAATAACGGTGTTATTTTTGTAACGAAATCGCTCAATCAGGCCATTGACCTGGGTAACCAGCTTGCCCCGGAACACCTGGAATTGGAGGTCAAGAATCCGGAGAACTGGGTAAAGAAAATCAAACATGCAGGCGCACTGTTTCTAGGTCATTACACACCTGAAGCAGTGGGGGATTATCTGGCCGGGCCGAATCACGTCCTGCCGACCGGGGGAACAGCGCGTTTTTTTTCGCCCCTTTCCGTAGACGATTTTGTCAAGAAGACGAGCCTGATTTCCTATTCGAAAGGTGCATTGGCAAGTGTTTCGGAACATGTTATTCGTTTAGCCCATGCCGAAGGATTGACCGGTCATGCCCATTCTCTGGAGATCAGAAAGTGA
- a CDS encoding 30S ribosomal protein S21, with translation MSVVKVKENESFENALRRFKKQCEKSGILSEVRKREHYEKPSIKRKKKALAARKKTVKKTFVVSQ, from the coding sequence ATGTCCGTTGTGAAGGTGAAGGAAAATGAATCATTTGAAAATGCCCTGAGAAGATTTAAGAAACAATGTGAAAAATCGGGGATTCTGTCAGAGGTCCGAAAAAGAGAACATTACGAGAAACCGAGTATCAAACGAAAAAAGAAAGCTTTGGCCGCGCGGAAAAAAACGGTTAAAAAAACCTTTGTTGTGAGCCAGTAG
- the hisF gene encoding imidazole glycerol phosphate synthase subunit HisF — protein sequence MLTRRIIPCLDVKNGRVVKGIGFENLNDAGNPLEAARYYNEEGADAICFLDITASHEGRGTILAVVEKCAAEVFMPLTVGGGIRSTEDIRNLLLAGADKVSINTSAVENPELVREAANRFGTQCIVVAIDAKRRTLGGGWEVFTHGGRRPTGRSVLEWAEMMASYGAGELLVTSMDRDGTKEGYDLDLTRSVSEAVQIPVIASGGVGTLEHLYEGLILGKADAVLAASIFHYREYRIKDAKEFLIRKGVPIRPI from the coding sequence GTGCTGACGCGGAGAATCATCCCCTGTCTTGACGTGAAGAATGGCCGCGTCGTAAAAGGAATAGGATTTGAAAACCTGAACGATGCCGGAAATCCACTGGAGGCCGCCCGATATTACAATGAGGAGGGCGCTGACGCGATCTGCTTTCTCGATATCACCGCGTCTCACGAGGGTCGCGGGACCATTTTGGCCGTTGTGGAGAAGTGTGCGGCCGAAGTTTTTATGCCATTAACGGTTGGCGGTGGAATTCGCTCGACCGAAGATATCAGAAATTTACTTCTAGCCGGAGCCGATAAGGTCTCTATCAATACCTCGGCAGTTGAAAATCCGGAATTGGTTCGGGAGGCAGCAAACCGGTTTGGAACCCAATGTATCGTCGTGGCCATTGACGCCAAAAGAAGGACCCTCGGCGGAGGATGGGAGGTTTTCACTCACGGGGGCAGGAGACCGACCGGGCGCAGTGTACTGGAGTGGGCCGAAATGATGGCGTCCTACGGAGCGGGGGAACTATTAGTCACCAGTATGGATCGGGATGGAACCAAAGAAGGGTATGACCTCGATCTGACACGATCTGTATCTGAAGCGGTCCAGATACCGGTCATTGCTTCTGGAGGAGTAGGCACGCTGGAACATCTCTATGAAGGGTTGATCCTGGGAAAGGCGGATGCGGTACTGGCTGCTTCCATTTTTCATTATCGGGAATATCGAATCAAGGACGCGAAAGAATTTCTTATAAGAAAAGGGGTGCCTATCAGGCCGATATGA
- a CDS encoding bifunctional phosphoribosyl-AMP cyclohydrolase/phosphoribosyl-ATP diphosphatase HisIE: protein MNETFLSLVKFNAEGLIPAVIQKVGSGEVLMVAHMNRESLKQTLETGETVFYSRSRKSLWKKGESSGSIQKVREILIDCDEDTLLFKVEQIKGACHTGRLSCFYRKWDRLQLVEMDDRSSSSGLVPKQILERISETISKRRENPSSGSYVSALLVKGEDAILKKVAEEAAEVLLSSKGKVREEIVWEVADLWFHTLVLLGFHGLPLQEVFRELEKREGKPGLKG, encoded by the coding sequence ATGAATGAAACTTTTCTCAGTTTGGTAAAATTTAACGCCGAAGGACTTATCCCGGCCGTGATTCAGAAAGTCGGGAGCGGAGAAGTTCTCATGGTTGCCCATATGAATCGAGAATCTCTCAAACAGACACTGGAAACGGGAGAAACGGTTTTCTATAGCCGTTCTCGAAAATCATTGTGGAAAAAAGGGGAAAGCTCCGGAAGTATCCAGAAGGTCAGGGAGATCTTGATCGATTGCGACGAGGACACTCTTCTGTTCAAGGTAGAGCAGATCAAGGGAGCCTGTCATACCGGGCGTCTCTCCTGTTTTTACCGAAAATGGGATCGTCTTCAGTTAGTAGAAATGGACGATCGTTCGTCTTCGTCCGGATTGGTTCCAAAACAGATTCTGGAGCGCATTTCAGAGACGATTTCCAAAAGGAGGGAGAATCCTTCCTCCGGATCATACGTTTCTGCTCTGCTGGTTAAGGGAGAAGATGCCATACTCAAAAAGGTCGCGGAAGAGGCTGCCGAGGTCCTTTTGAGTTCCAAGGGGAAAGTGCGGGAGGAGATCGTTTGGGAAGTGGCAGACCTTTGGTTTCATACTCTGGTCTTATTAGGATTCCATGGATTGCCGTTGCAGGAAGTATTCCGCGAACTTGAAAAAAGGGAAGGAAAACCGGGACTCAAGGGTTAG
- the hisB gene encoding imidazoleglycerol-phosphate dehydratase HisB — protein sequence MKNKVRKALIERKTAETSIRLSLKIEGTGKSKVHSSIPFLDHMLTLWSKHGNFDLELKSKGDLEIDDHHLVEDIGISLGLAIQKAIGDKEGIRRYGLAYVPMDEALAQVIVDVSGRPYLVYQISLMKKKIKTFDIDLIEHFFEALAQKSGLTLHIHVPYGKNPHHVIEAIFKAFGRALDQALQIDSRIRGVLSTKGIL from the coding sequence ATGAAGAATAAGGTGAGGAAGGCGTTGATTGAAAGAAAAACAGCCGAAACGAGTATCCGGCTCAGCCTAAAAATAGAGGGTACCGGTAAAAGCAAGGTTCACTCAAGTATCCCGTTCCTGGATCATATGCTTACGCTCTGGTCAAAACATGGCAATTTTGACCTCGAGCTCAAGAGCAAGGGAGATCTTGAAATAGACGACCATCATCTCGTCGAGGATATCGGCATTTCACTTGGTCTGGCTATTCAGAAAGCCATCGGTGACAAAGAAGGGATCAGACGATATGGCCTTGCCTATGTTCCGATGGATGAAGCCCTGGCCCAGGTGATCGTGGATGTGAGCGGGAGACCGTATCTGGTCTATCAGATCAGTCTGATGAAGAAGAAAATAAAAACTTTCGATATTGATCTGATCGAACATTTTTTCGAAGCGCTGGCTCAGAAGTCAGGTCTGACGCTCCACATTCACGTTCCCTACGGGAAAAATCCTCACCATGTCATCGAGGCGATTTTTAAAGCATTTGGAAGAGCTTTGGACCAGGCCCTTCAGATTGATTCCCGGATCCGGGGGGTTCTTTCGACTAAAGGGATTTTATGA
- the hisA gene encoding 1-(5-phosphoribosyl)-5-[(5-phosphoribosylamino)methylideneamino]imidazole-4-carboxamide isomerase — protein MKIFPAIDIQNGQCVRLKQGRFDQKEVFSNEPEAVARKWAEAGAEIIHVVDLDGALKGHPVNRDSIEDILKSVQVPIQVGGGIRDFAAIEDYLSMGVTRVVLGTSLIQNIELLKKSARTYPGKIVAGIDARNGLIAIKGWTDVTSESALDFGKKMSDLGIAALIYTDIEKDGMMGGPNLARIEEMAQAIHVPLVVSGGVSTLNDIRQIMELDNIEGAIIGKALYSGAIILEDALALVKDVSC, from the coding sequence ATGAAAATTTTTCCTGCAATCGACATTCAAAATGGACAGTGCGTCCGTTTGAAGCAAGGTCGATTTGATCAAAAGGAAGTTTTTTCAAACGAACCGGAAGCGGTCGCCCGGAAATGGGCTGAAGCCGGGGCGGAAATCATTCATGTCGTCGATCTGGACGGAGCGCTGAAGGGCCATCCCGTCAATCGGGACTCCATTGAAGACATTTTAAAATCGGTCCAGGTTCCGATCCAGGTGGGAGGGGGTATTCGGGATTTTGCGGCCATCGAAGATTATTTATCAATGGGCGTTACAAGAGTGGTATTAGGTACTTCTCTGATTCAAAATATCGAGCTTTTGAAGAAGAGCGCCAGGACTTATCCTGGAAAGATCGTAGCAGGCATCGACGCAAGAAATGGACTCATCGCCATTAAAGGGTGGACGGACGTGACGTCCGAATCGGCTTTGGATTTTGGAAAAAAGATGAGTGATCTGGGAATTGCCGCACTGATCTATACGGATATTGAAAAAGACGGAATGATGGGGGGACCCAATCTGGCCCGGATTGAAGAAATGGCGCAGGCCATTCACGTTCCGCTGGTTGTTTCAGGAGGTGTTTCCACTCTTAACGATATTCGCCAAATCATGGAACTGGATAATATTGAAGGCGCAATTATTGGTAAAGCCCTTTATTCAGGAGCGATCATACTTGAGGACGCTTTGGCTCTAGTCAAGGACGTCTCGTGCTGA
- the rpoD gene encoding RNA polymerase sigma factor RpoD yields the protein MSKEEKLEEVKHLISLGKEKGFLTYEELNNALPADILSSEQLDNIMVMFGEMDIEVIDSADEGRFQRASSESDDEVEELDEFEEEFVEVEEEKEKEIDLTPGVLSRTDDPVRLYLREIGSVPLLTREKEIEIAKRIEEGKKEVASIVFGMPFVLKQILSLSEKLKMNEISILEVISIATEEDADESEEVSDQDYEDLKAKTISQIGQLKPYYRSLLEFYVKLRRLGDASPQKKKVKAQIKELRFRIVDKVATINFHVKLLESIVGQMRGLARSIHQYEREISSCKRRTGTSHHKENISELFRKMNKDKRNLKAVERKTGLSQASLEEIEKNYKNAYKNIKKVEEQSSVSSEELKESVHTLDLGEHRVKLAKSELVEANLRLVVSIAKKYTNRGLQFLDLIQEGNIGLMKAVDKFEYQRGYKFSTYATWWIRQAITRAIADQARTIRIPVHMIETINKLIRTSRHLVQELGREPAAEEIAEKMELPLDKVRKILKIAKEPISLETPIGEEEDSHLGDFIEDKKVVSPIEAAIRYDLQRQINNVLQTLTPREEKVLRKRFGIGESTDHTLEEVGQDFEVTRERIRQIEAKALRKLRHPSRSKRLKSFVENL from the coding sequence ATGTCTAAAGAAGAAAAGTTAGAAGAAGTTAAACACCTTATTTCGCTGGGCAAAGAAAAAGGTTTTTTAACTTATGAAGAGTTAAATAATGCCCTGCCCGCCGACATCCTGTCGTCAGAACAGCTTGACAATATCATGGTCATGTTTGGCGAAATGGATATCGAAGTGATCGATTCCGCGGATGAAGGGAGATTCCAGAGAGCCAGTTCAGAATCGGATGATGAAGTGGAAGAACTTGATGAATTTGAGGAAGAATTTGTCGAGGTCGAAGAAGAAAAGGAAAAGGAGATTGATCTCACTCCGGGTGTTCTAAGCAGAACCGATGATCCGGTGAGATTGTACCTGAGAGAGATTGGAAGCGTTCCCCTTCTGACCCGCGAAAAAGAGATTGAAATCGCCAAGAGAATCGAAGAAGGAAAAAAGGAAGTGGCTTCGATCGTTTTCGGAATGCCCTTTGTATTGAAACAGATTCTCTCACTATCAGAGAAACTCAAAATGAATGAAATCAGTATTCTGGAAGTGATTTCAATCGCGACAGAGGAAGATGCCGATGAGAGTGAAGAAGTTTCCGATCAGGATTATGAGGACTTAAAGGCCAAGACGATATCCCAAATAGGTCAATTGAAGCCTTATTACCGGTCTCTTCTGGAGTTCTATGTGAAATTAAGGAGATTGGGAGATGCGTCGCCCCAGAAGAAGAAGGTAAAGGCGCAGATCAAGGAACTCCGGTTCAGGATTGTAGACAAAGTCGCAACCATTAATTTTCATGTCAAGCTTCTGGAAAGCATTGTCGGTCAAATGAGAGGTCTCGCCAGGTCAATCCATCAGTATGAACGGGAAATATCTTCCTGCAAGAGGCGAACGGGGACCTCCCATCATAAAGAAAACATTTCCGAACTTTTCAGAAAGATGAACAAGGACAAGAGAAATTTAAAAGCAGTTGAGAGAAAGACCGGACTCTCTCAGGCCTCTCTGGAAGAGATTGAAAAGAACTATAAAAATGCCTATAAGAACATCAAAAAGGTAGAAGAACAGTCTTCCGTTTCTTCCGAAGAACTGAAAGAGAGTGTTCACACGCTTGACCTTGGAGAACATCGCGTCAAGCTGGCTAAAAGTGAACTGGTCGAAGCCAACCTGAGATTGGTTGTCAGCATTGCCAAGAAATATACCAATCGAGGGCTTCAGTTCCTGGATCTGATACAGGAAGGAAATATCGGTCTGATGAAAGCCGTAGATAAATTTGAGTACCAGAGAGGATACAAATTCAGCACCTATGCGACCTGGTGGATCCGGCAGGCGATTACCCGTGCCATTGCAGATCAGGCTCGAACGATCCGTATTCCGGTACATATGATTGAGACGATTAATAAACTTATTCGTACTTCACGTCACCTTGTTCAGGAACTGGGCCGGGAACCTGCCGCGGAAGAAATTGCTGAAAAGATGGAACTTCCTCTTGATAAAGTGAGAAAAATTCTAAAAATTGCCAAAGAGCCGATCTCGCTAGAAACGCCGATAGGGGAAGAGGAGGATAGCCACCTGGGGGATTTCATCGAAGATAAAAAAGTGGTATCTCCGATTGAAGCGGCCATTCGGTATGATCTTCAGAGACAAATCAACAATGTTTTGCAGACCCTGACGCCCCGTGAAGAGAAAGTCTTGAGAAAGCGTTTTGGAATCGGAGAGAGTACGGATCATAC
- a CDS encoding DNA primase, whose product MNPNTIPPEIIERIRESSDIVNLISGYLSLKKSGKDFKGLCPFHSEKTPSFTVSPLRQVFHCFGCQAGGDIFKFLMLKEGLEFREAARELAKMAGIPVSEAEEKNTGEDATLIQINESAKIYFHQFLLHDAAAEPAREYLKKRGISHQSIEKFFMGYSSSGWDPCLKFLEKKGFSLTQIEKAGLIVRRTSGEGYHDRFRGRLMFPILNARGNCVAFGGRVLDQSQPKYLNSPESPIYQKGRILYALDKLKEEAKKPDSIVIVEGYFDAIRPYQEGIRNVVATCGTALTTAHLQSIRRIVPSVYLIFDPDEAGLRAAFRTIDLFLESGLKAFVVVLREGLDPDQFVGLKGKEEFERSIEKAVPLFDFVLQQIIQKNSPLEIEGKLSVMREILPLIDRIQNRVEKSFYLTRVANDLFISEKDLLEEYQKIQRRLKSPTGSNEKQNVALKSSPAAVPQEEEYVVRFLLAEKASPEVIFQYVESTDFSDQRAARFAKVLKEYSGGEERLGYQKIVDLFMEDSALYVWLTSLLVKEPEYDFPIQALEESLGKLRLKRKRRLQFEIEKRIPQAEQQKDHEKVSEFLKEIIKIKSEFNERVKL is encoded by the coding sequence TTGAACCCAAACACCATTCCTCCAGAAATCATTGAACGTATCCGGGAATCAAGCGACATCGTGAATCTGATTTCGGGGTATCTGAGTCTGAAGAAAAGCGGAAAGGATTTTAAGGGCCTTTGCCCCTTTCATTCAGAAAAAACACCTTCGTTTACGGTCAGTCCTTTGAGGCAGGTTTTTCATTGTTTTGGTTGCCAGGCTGGCGGGGATATCTTCAAATTCTTAATGTTGAAGGAAGGTTTGGAATTTCGTGAAGCGGCGCGGGAACTTGCAAAGATGGCCGGAATTCCGGTTTCTGAGGCTGAGGAAAAAAACACAGGCGAAGACGCCACCTTAATTCAGATCAATGAATCGGCGAAAATTTATTTCCACCAATTTCTCCTTCATGACGCGGCCGCGGAACCGGCCCGGGAATATCTCAAAAAAAGAGGAATTTCCCATCAGTCCATCGAAAAGTTTTTCATGGGATATTCTTCTTCAGGATGGGATCCGTGTCTGAAATTTCTGGAGAAAAAAGGGTTTTCTTTGACTCAAATTGAAAAAGCCGGTCTCATTGTCCGGAGGACCTCTGGAGAGGGTTATCATGACCGGTTCAGAGGGCGACTGATGTTTCCAATTCTCAATGCCCGTGGAAATTGTGTTGCGTTTGGAGGCCGGGTGCTCGACCAATCCCAGCCTAAATATTTAAATTCTCCTGAATCTCCGATTTATCAAAAGGGACGAATTTTATATGCGCTCGATAAGCTGAAAGAGGAGGCAAAAAAACCGGATTCAATTGTCATAGTCGAGGGATATTTTGACGCGATACGTCCCTATCAGGAAGGGATCCGAAACGTTGTAGCCACTTGCGGAACCGCGCTGACAACGGCCCATCTGCAATCGATCCGGAGAATTGTTCCCTCTGTCTATCTGATTTTTGATCCGGATGAAGCGGGACTTCGGGCGGCTTTCAGGACAATTGATTTGTTTCTGGAATCGGGTTTGAAAGCCTTTGTCGTTGTCCTTCGAGAGGGACTTGATCCTGATCAGTTTGTCGGACTCAAGGGTAAAGAGGAATTTGAGCGATCTATTGAAAAAGCCGTTCCACTGTTTGATTTTGTTTTGCAACAAATTATTCAAAAAAATTCCCCGTTAGAAATTGAGGGGAAATTGAGCGTGATGAGAGAAATATTGCCCCTTATTGACCGAATTCAAAACCGGGTGGAAAAGTCCTTTTACTTAACGCGAGTAGCTAACGATCTTTTTATTTCAGAGAAAGATCTCTTGGAGGAATATCAAAAAATTCAAAGAAGACTCAAATCGCCGACGGGTTCAAACGAAAAGCAAAACGTGGCGCTGAAATCTTCACCGGCTGCCGTTCCCCAGGAAGAAGAATATGTTGTCCGATTTCTTCTTGCTGAAAAGGCTAGCCCGGAAGTCATATTTCAATATGTCGAATCTACTGATTTTAGTGATCAGAGGGCGGCCCGGTTTGCAAAAGTATTAAAGGAATATTCAGGCGGGGAAGAGCGACTCGGCTACCAGAAAATAGTCGATCTCTTTATGGAAGATTCCGCTCTCTATGTCTGGTTGACCTCACTGTTGGTGAAAGAGCCGGAATATGATTTTCCAATTCAGGCATTGGAAGAGTCTTTGGGAAAGTTGAGGCTGAAGAGAAAACGTCGGCTTCAATTCGAAATCGAGAAGAGGATTCCGCAGGCGGAACAACAGAAAGATCATGAAAAGGTTTCAGAATTTTTAAAAGAGATAATCAAGATCAAGTCTGAGTTTAATGAGCGAGTGAAACTTTAG